Proteins co-encoded in one Kutzneria chonburiensis genomic window:
- a CDS encoding Na+/H+ antiporter — protein sequence MHGAQLLLLVVGSIAVTAAARRWDLPAPLLLVVVGLAISFLPGADDYQLDPHILLGVVLPPLLYSASLDSSYLSFKAVADPIIQLGVVLVVITAFAVGLLAHLLIPELPWEVALLLGAVVAPPDAVAAVAIGRKLGLPRGAMTVLTGESLVNDASALTLYKVALAGVAGASTGLFAQLSTFVIAVVVGIAVGLVIGVAAHFARTHLDDTVLESVLGLVVPFACYLVAEELYGSGVLAVVAAGLYLGHNSPKAGYATRLQEQSVWTTVDVLLESLVFGLIGLELPFVLKGISDFSILPIALALLGAVILVRVAFVFGRNVLLRMVRRRRRPSWKISTVLSWTGMRGVVTLAAAAAIPENTPGWAYIQFVAFVITVGTLLSQGISLPWLIRALKIQQPEDHTQERRARKAAAKAAKAMLSDLVPAEIPVEQRKLFGQRMHQMMQMRDRMIEQDPSQEGAITRVRREMLARQREVLVAERSAGRLDDAVMRKVMRELDLEEAMLAGTWRSRL from the coding sequence ATGCACGGAGCCCAGTTGCTGCTCCTGGTCGTCGGCTCGATCGCGGTCACGGCGGCGGCCCGCCGCTGGGATCTGCCCGCGCCGCTCCTGCTGGTCGTGGTCGGCTTGGCGATCTCGTTCCTGCCCGGGGCCGACGACTATCAGCTGGATCCGCACATCCTGTTGGGCGTCGTGCTGCCACCGCTGCTGTACTCGGCCTCGCTGGACAGCTCGTACCTGAGTTTCAAGGCCGTGGCCGATCCGATCATCCAGCTCGGCGTGGTGCTGGTGGTGATCACCGCCTTCGCCGTCGGGCTGCTGGCACACCTGTTGATTCCCGAGCTGCCCTGGGAGGTCGCGCTGCTGCTGGGGGCGGTCGTCGCGCCGCCGGACGCGGTCGCCGCGGTGGCCATCGGCCGCAAGCTGGGCCTGCCGCGGGGCGCGATGACCGTGCTCACCGGCGAGTCCCTGGTCAACGACGCCTCCGCGCTGACCCTGTACAAGGTCGCGTTGGCTGGTGTCGCCGGGGCCAGCACCGGCCTGTTCGCCCAGCTGTCGACGTTCGTCATCGCGGTCGTGGTGGGCATCGCCGTCGGTCTGGTGATCGGCGTCGCCGCCCATTTCGCCCGGACCCATCTGGACGACACGGTGCTGGAATCCGTGCTGGGACTGGTGGTTCCGTTCGCCTGCTACCTGGTGGCCGAGGAGCTGTACGGCTCCGGCGTGCTGGCCGTCGTCGCCGCCGGCCTCTATCTCGGGCACAACTCCCCGAAGGCCGGCTACGCTACCCGGCTCCAGGAGCAGTCGGTCTGGACCACTGTGGACGTTCTGCTGGAGTCGTTGGTGTTCGGCCTGATCGGCCTGGAACTCCCGTTCGTGCTCAAGGGCATCAGCGACTTCAGCATTCTGCCCATCGCACTGGCCCTGCTCGGCGCGGTGATCCTGGTACGGGTCGCTTTCGTGTTCGGCCGCAACGTGTTGCTGCGCATGGTCCGCCGGCGGCGCCGGCCGTCCTGGAAGATCAGCACCGTGCTGTCGTGGACCGGCATGCGCGGCGTGGTCACACTGGCCGCGGCGGCCGCCATCCCCGAGAACACGCCCGGCTGGGCCTACATCCAGTTCGTCGCGTTCGTGATCACGGTCGGAACCCTGCTGTCGCAAGGGATCTCGCTGCCGTGGCTGATCCGTGCGCTGAAGATCCAGCAGCCCGAGGACCACACACAGGAGCGGCGGGCCCGCAAGGCCGCCGCCAAGGCGGCCAAGGCCATGCTGTCCGACCTCGTGCCGGCCGAGATCCCGGTCGAGCAGCGCAAGCTGTTCGGCCAGCGGATGCACCAGATGATGCAGATGCGCGACCGGATGATCGAGCAGGACCCGTCGCAGGAAGGCGCGATCACCCGTGTGCGCCGGGAAATGCTGGCCAGGCAACGGGAAGTGCTGGTGGCCGAACGCTCGGCCGGCCGGCTGGACGACGCGGTGATGCGCAAGGTCATGCGCGAGCTGGACCTGGAGGAGGCCATGCTCGCCGGCACGTGGAGGTCACGCCTCTGA
- a CDS encoding adenylosuccinate synthase, with product MPAIVLIGAQWGDEGKGKATDLLGDRIQWVVRYQGGNNAGHTVVLPDGQNFALHLIPSGILTPGVHNVIGNGVVVDPGVLLEELAGLEARGVDTSKLLISADAHLIMPYHVAIDKVSERYLGKAKIGTTGRGIGPAYQDKVSRVGVRVQDLLDEKILRQKVEAALDFKNQLLVKVYNRKAIDPEQVVDDVLKHAEAFGHRIADTRLLLNQALDRGENVLLEGSQGTLLDVDHGTYPFVTSSNPTSGGASAGSGIGPTRITTVIGILKAYTTRVGSGPFPTELNDEMGERLRKTGGEFGVTTGRSRRTGWFDAVIARYAARVNGITDYFLTKLDVLSGHETVPVCVAYEVDGQRVDEMPMTQTDVHHAVPVYEELPGWFEDISHCRTFEELPANARAYVEYLESISGARISAIGVGPGREQTIVRHQFVN from the coding sequence ATGCCTGCCATCGTCCTCATCGGCGCCCAGTGGGGCGACGAAGGCAAGGGCAAGGCCACCGACCTGCTCGGAGACCGCATCCAGTGGGTCGTCCGCTACCAGGGTGGCAACAACGCCGGCCACACCGTCGTGCTCCCCGACGGCCAGAACTTCGCGCTGCACCTGATCCCCTCCGGCATCCTCACGCCCGGCGTGCACAACGTCATCGGCAACGGCGTCGTGGTCGACCCCGGCGTGCTGCTCGAGGAGCTGGCCGGGCTGGAGGCCCGCGGCGTGGACACCAGCAAGCTGCTGATCTCCGCCGACGCGCATCTGATCATGCCGTACCACGTGGCCATCGATAAGGTCAGCGAGCGCTACCTGGGCAAGGCCAAGATCGGCACCACCGGCCGCGGCATCGGCCCGGCCTACCAGGACAAGGTGTCCCGGGTCGGCGTCCGGGTGCAGGACCTGCTGGACGAGAAGATCCTGCGGCAGAAGGTCGAGGCCGCGCTGGACTTCAAGAACCAGCTGCTGGTCAAGGTGTACAACCGCAAGGCCATCGACCCCGAGCAGGTCGTGGACGACGTGCTCAAGCACGCCGAGGCGTTCGGGCACCGCATCGCCGACACCCGGCTGCTGCTCAACCAGGCGCTCGACCGCGGCGAGAACGTGCTGCTGGAGGGCTCGCAGGGCACGCTGCTCGACGTCGACCACGGCACGTATCCGTTCGTCACGTCGTCCAACCCGACCTCCGGCGGCGCCTCGGCCGGCTCCGGCATCGGGCCGACGCGGATCACCACGGTGATCGGCATCCTCAAGGCGTACACCACCCGCGTCGGCTCCGGTCCGTTCCCGACCGAGCTCAACGACGAGATGGGCGAGCGGCTGCGCAAGACCGGCGGCGAGTTCGGCGTCACCACCGGGCGGTCCCGCCGCACCGGCTGGTTCGACGCCGTCATCGCCCGCTACGCGGCGCGGGTCAACGGCATCACCGACTACTTCCTGACCAAGCTGGACGTGTTGTCGGGCCACGAGACCGTGCCGGTCTGCGTTGCGTACGAAGTGGACGGTCAGCGGGTCGACGAGATGCCCATGACCCAGACCGACGTGCACCACGCCGTGCCGGTGTACGAGGAGCTGCCCGGCTGGTTCGAGGACATCAGCCACTGCCGCACCTTCGAGGAGCTGCCGGCCAACGCCCGGGCCTACGTCGAGTACCTCGAGTCGATCTCCGGCGCGCGGATCTCGGCCATCGGCGTCGGCCCCGGCCGTGAGCAGACCATCGTCCGGCACCAGTTCGTGAACTGA
- a CDS encoding ABC transporter ATP-binding protein: MAQHTVTVRGLVRQFGPRRVLDDLDLVVRQGEFVALLGRSGSGKSTLLRILAGIDRDGDGEIAVNGTVSVAFQQPRLLPWRRVWRNVSLGLHGVDGRSVAEKALAEVQLTDHAQAWPLTLSGGEAQRVSLARALVREPDLLLLDEPFGALDALTRLAMHRLVDDLWQRHKPSVLLVTHDVDEALTLADRVLVLDEGRIVAEHTPPVSRPRRPADLTELRARVLADLGVTVDEAA, encoded by the coding sequence ATGGCGCAGCACACGGTGACCGTGCGCGGCCTGGTCCGTCAGTTCGGGCCCCGCCGCGTGCTCGACGACCTGGATCTCGTTGTACGGCAAGGAGAATTCGTCGCACTGCTGGGGCGCAGCGGCTCCGGCAAGTCGACGCTGCTGCGGATTCTCGCCGGCATCGACCGTGACGGCGACGGCGAGATCGCCGTCAACGGCACGGTGTCCGTCGCCTTCCAGCAGCCGCGACTGCTGCCGTGGCGACGGGTCTGGCGCAACGTTTCCCTTGGCCTGCATGGGGTCGACGGGCGGTCGGTGGCCGAGAAGGCGCTGGCCGAAGTGCAGCTCACCGATCATGCCCAGGCGTGGCCGCTGACGTTGTCCGGTGGCGAGGCGCAGCGCGTCTCCCTGGCCCGTGCGCTGGTCCGTGAACCCGACCTGCTGCTGCTCGACGAGCCGTTCGGCGCGCTGGACGCGTTGACCCGGCTCGCCATGCACCGGCTGGTCGACGACCTCTGGCAGCGGCACAAGCCGTCGGTGCTGCTGGTCACCCACGACGTCGACGAGGCGTTGACCCTGGCCGACCGGGTGCTCGTGCTGGACGAGGGCCGGATCGTTGCCGAGCACACCCCGCCCGTTTCCCGGCCGCGCCGGCCGGCCGACTTGACCGAACTGCGAGCCCGCGTGCTCGCCGACCTGGGAGTGACCGTCGATGAAGCTGCCTAA
- a CDS encoding lysophospholipid acyltransferase family protein yields MSYPRATTRALKMIRPVLHRDAAGLLRALDVELTSTMDRLSAGRGTLVVANHVSWLDIPALLAVEPLRLLAKREVADWPLIGAMARRNGTIFIERDNLRSLPITVAALADALRSGCSVLVFPEGTTWCGRQMGVFRRAAFQAALDADAPVRPVTIRYSTPVAAYVGDDSLTSSLVRVARAGGLRVHVTAHPLVHGTDRRELAAAARRSIDA; encoded by the coding sequence GTGTCGTATCCGAGGGCCACGACCAGAGCGCTCAAGATGATCCGCCCGGTCCTCCACCGCGACGCCGCGGGCCTGCTGCGGGCCCTGGACGTCGAGCTGACGTCCACCATGGACCGGCTCAGCGCCGGCCGCGGCACGCTGGTCGTGGCCAATCACGTGTCCTGGCTGGACATTCCGGCACTGCTGGCGGTGGAACCGCTGCGGCTGCTGGCCAAGCGCGAGGTCGCCGACTGGCCGCTGATCGGGGCGATGGCCCGGCGCAACGGGACGATCTTCATCGAACGTGACAACTTACGTTCACTGCCCATTACTGTCGCCGCGCTGGCCGACGCCTTACGTTCAGGCTGTTCCGTTCTCGTCTTCCCGGAGGGAACCACCTGGTGTGGGCGGCAAATGGGGGTGTTCCGGCGGGCCGCGTTCCAGGCCGCGCTGGACGCCGACGCGCCGGTCCGGCCGGTGACCATCCGTTACAGCACGCCGGTCGCGGCCTACGTCGGCGACGACTCGCTGACGTCCTCGCTGGTCCGGGTCGCCCGGGCCGGCGGCCTCCGCGTGCACGTCACCGCGCATCCGTTGGTACACGGGACAGACCGGCGGGAGCTGGCCGCGGCGGCGAGGCGGTCGATCGATGCTTGA
- a CDS encoding putative leader peptide gives MGERLVARIHVDLRRQASAVCPVR, from the coding sequence ATGGGTGAACGACTGGTCGCACGGATCCACGTGGACCTGCGCCGGCAGGCCAGCGCGGTCTGTCCGGTTCGCTGA
- a CDS encoding GNAT family N-acetyltransferase yields MAKAATRARYSVAVADDEDTVRAAQKLRNDVFGLDRPGGLDIDPYDEFCDHIVVRAEDEVVGTYRLLPPGRTDRLYSEDEFDLGALRGVRADLVEAGRSCVHPAHRSGAVITLLWGALARYVLLSGHQWLAGCASVPLADGPDVAGAACAKAAAHLSPPELRVRPYKPWTPPSPLSRQVPLPPLLQGYLRLGAWVCGPPAHDPDFGTADLFVLLSMDRVHPRYLEFFLAAQA; encoded by the coding sequence ATGGCAAAAGCGGCAACACGGGCGCGCTACTCAGTAGCGGTCGCCGATGACGAGGACACCGTCCGCGCGGCCCAGAAGCTGCGCAACGACGTGTTCGGCCTCGACCGTCCCGGCGGTCTGGACATCGATCCGTACGACGAGTTCTGCGACCACATCGTGGTCCGGGCGGAGGACGAGGTCGTCGGCACCTATCGGCTGCTGCCGCCGGGGCGGACGGATCGGCTCTACTCCGAGGACGAGTTCGATCTCGGCGCGTTGCGAGGGGTGCGCGCCGATCTGGTGGAAGCCGGCCGCTCCTGTGTGCATCCAGCCCACCGGAGCGGCGCGGTCATCACGCTGCTGTGGGGCGCGTTAGCTCGATACGTCTTGCTGTCGGGGCATCAGTGGCTGGCCGGCTGCGCCTCGGTGCCGCTGGCCGACGGGCCCGATGTGGCCGGCGCCGCCTGCGCCAAGGCCGCCGCGCATCTGTCGCCACCGGAGCTACGAGTGCGGCCTTATAAGCCGTGGACGCCACCATCTCCACTTTCGCGTCAGGTGCCCCTGCCCCCACTGCTCCAGGGCTACCTTCGCCTCGGCGCCTGGGTGTGTGGGCCGCCGGCGCACGACCCGGACTTCGGCACTGCCGACCTGTTCGTGCTGCTGTCCATGGACCGGGTGCATCCGCGCTACCTGGAGTTCTTCCTGGCGGCCCAAGCATGA
- a CDS encoding DedA family protein, protein MLELVRELANSPWLWTAVFFIAALDALLPFMPSETTVVLVGVLVAPSATGLIQLILVAAAGAFAGDVAAFYLGRTTGNAVLTRLTRRERGVQAREWAHQQLIRRGRLLIVFGRYVPGGRAATLATAGALGFSPSWFLPPEVAGVLLWGTQAALVGFVGGTAFQDQPLLGMAVSYGFVILVVVGSAVAHRVRHNGLTLRSRR, encoded by the coding sequence ATGCTTGAGCTCGTACGGGAACTCGCGAACTCCCCCTGGCTGTGGACCGCCGTCTTCTTCATCGCCGCCCTCGACGCCCTGCTGCCGTTCATGCCCAGCGAAACCACCGTCGTGCTGGTCGGCGTCCTCGTCGCGCCCAGCGCCACCGGCTTGATCCAGCTCATCCTGGTCGCCGCTGCCGGGGCTTTCGCCGGCGACGTCGCCGCGTTCTACCTTGGCCGCACCACCGGCAATGCCGTGCTCACCCGACTCACGCGCCGCGAACGCGGCGTCCAGGCCCGCGAGTGGGCCCACCAGCAGCTCATCCGCCGCGGCCGACTACTGATCGTCTTCGGCCGCTACGTTCCCGGCGGCCGCGCCGCCACCCTGGCCACCGCCGGCGCCCTCGGTTTCTCCCCGTCCTGGTTCCTGCCGCCCGAAGTCGCCGGCGTTCTCCTCTGGGGCACGCAGGCCGCGCTCGTCGGATTCGTCGGCGGCACCGCTTTCCAGGACCAGCCCCTGCTCGGCATGGCCGTCTCCTATGGATTCGTCATCCTTGTAGTGGTCGGTTCCGCTGTCGCCCATCGTGTTCGGCACAACGGGCTTACACTGCGGAGTCGGCGTTGA
- a CDS encoding FUSC family protein produces the protein MLERLRAQLRRRLRRVQRTALPIAQAGLAAGGSWLVATDLVGHAQPFFAPAAAVTCIGVALGQKLRRVIELVVGVSVGVGVGDVLISRIGAGTWQIMLVVMLAMAAAVFLDGGAVIALQSGTSAVLIATLAPPTTTGGFDRMIDALIGGAMGLIAIALFPPNPLNLAHRHGRVVLGELAGVLRAIGGAVLEHDTVAAAAALSRARASQKVIDEFKTALVTSAEVATIAPLRWRNRGELDRYRAASGPVDLAVRNTRVLARRALAVLRDGEQVPAKLPAVLDGLGSAVDALRDELARGVDPVRTRALLRTSAAEMDSLLAVDDFSVRVMVAQLRSIVVDLLVAAGVTRSDALSALPRSSVKFGTDHSSTRSLGMAL, from the coding sequence GTGCTGGAACGGCTGCGGGCGCAGCTGCGCCGCCGGCTGCGGCGGGTGCAGCGCACGGCCCTGCCCATCGCCCAGGCCGGCCTGGCTGCCGGCGGGTCGTGGCTGGTCGCCACCGACCTCGTCGGCCACGCCCAGCCGTTCTTCGCGCCCGCGGCCGCGGTCACCTGTATCGGCGTGGCGCTGGGCCAGAAGCTGCGCCGGGTCATCGAGCTGGTGGTCGGCGTCAGCGTCGGGGTCGGCGTCGGTGACGTGCTGATCTCCCGTATCGGCGCCGGCACCTGGCAGATCATGCTGGTGGTGATGTTGGCCATGGCCGCGGCGGTGTTCCTGGACGGCGGGGCGGTGATCGCGCTGCAGTCCGGCACCTCGGCCGTGCTGATCGCCACGCTGGCCCCGCCGACCACCACCGGCGGCTTCGACCGGATGATCGACGCCCTGATCGGCGGGGCCATGGGGCTGATCGCCATCGCCCTGTTTCCGCCCAATCCGCTGAACCTGGCCCACCGGCACGGCCGGGTCGTGCTGGGCGAGCTGGCCGGCGTGCTGCGGGCCATCGGCGGGGCCGTGCTGGAGCACGACACCGTGGCCGCGGCGGCCGCGCTGAGCCGGGCGCGGGCGTCGCAGAAGGTCATCGACGAGTTCAAGACCGCCCTGGTCACCAGCGCCGAGGTCGCCACCATCGCGCCGCTGCGCTGGCGCAACCGAGGGGAGCTCGACCGCTACCGCGCCGCTTCCGGACCAGTCGACCTGGCCGTGCGCAACACCCGTGTGCTGGCCCGGCGGGCGCTGGCGGTGCTGCGGGACGGCGAGCAGGTACCGGCCAAGCTGCCGGCGGTGCTCGACGGCCTGGGCAGCGCCGTCGATGCCCTGCGCGACGAGCTGGCCCGTGGCGTCGATCCGGTCCGCACTCGGGCCCTGCTGCGCACATCCGCCGCCGAAATGGACTCCCTTCTGGCCGTCGACGACTTCTCGGTCCGGGTAATGGTCGCCCAGCTCCGCTCCATAGTCGTCGACCTGCTTGTGGCCGCCGGCGTGACCCGCTCCGACGCCCTCTCCGCCCTCCCCCGCTCTAGCGTGAAGTTCGGAACGGACCATTCCTCAACTCGGAGTTTGGGAATGGCGCTTTGA
- a CDS encoding ABC transporter permease has product MPVLADRALPASVAPPRKRRRRPLSGAWRWLSPVTLLLVWQVASGTGILPEDKLASPLRVLAAGVDLADSGQLGDAFAVSLTRVLLGVAVGAVIALALGLTAGLSRWGAVLVDPPVQMLRTLPFLGLIPLFIIWFGIGEEPKIALVALGFAFPLYLNVYAGIRDTDPQLLEATAVLGFTRWERLLHVVLPAALPQALVGLRQGLGVAWLSLIVGEQINADAGLGYLINNARDFLRTDQVVVGLVVYAGLGLATDALVRALERKALRWRSTR; this is encoded by the coding sequence ATTCCCGTCCTGGCCGACCGCGCCCTTCCGGCTTCGGTCGCCCCACCCCGTAAACGCCGCCGCCGCCCGCTGTCCGGGGCCTGGCGCTGGCTCAGCCCGGTCACCCTGCTGCTGGTCTGGCAGGTCGCCAGCGGCACCGGCATCCTGCCCGAGGACAAGCTGGCGTCCCCGCTTCGCGTGCTGGCGGCCGGTGTCGACCTGGCCGACTCCGGGCAGCTCGGCGACGCCTTTGCGGTGTCGTTGACCCGGGTGCTGCTCGGCGTCGCCGTCGGGGCGGTGATCGCGCTGGCGCTGGGCCTCACCGCCGGCCTGTCCCGGTGGGGCGCGGTGCTCGTCGACCCGCCCGTGCAAATGCTGCGGACGCTGCCGTTCCTCGGCCTGATCCCGTTGTTCATCATCTGGTTCGGCATCGGCGAGGAGCCCAAGATCGCGCTGGTCGCGCTGGGCTTCGCCTTTCCCTTGTACCTCAACGTGTACGCCGGCATCCGCGACACCGACCCGCAGCTGCTGGAGGCGACGGCGGTGCTCGGCTTCACCCGCTGGGAGCGGCTGCTGCACGTGGTGCTGCCGGCGGCGTTGCCGCAGGCCCTGGTCGGGCTGCGGCAGGGGCTCGGCGTGGCCTGGCTGTCGCTGATCGTCGGTGAGCAGATCAACGCCGACGCCGGCCTCGGCTACCTGATCAACAACGCCCGCGACTTCCTGCGTACGGACCAGGTCGTGGTCGGCCTCGTGGTCTACGCGGGGCTGGGGCTGGCCACCGACGCGCTGGTCCGCGCGCTGGAGAGGAAGGCGCTCAGATGGCGCAGCACACGGTGA
- a CDS encoding DUF3151 domain-containing protein, whose product MSLNDNLLGPGPTLLPDRPELQAQLEGGADPATVVRGAPDFSEAWAALAERALDQGDAVAAYAYARTGYHRGLDQLRRNGWKGFGPVPFAHRGNQGFLRALAALAKAAGEIGETEEYDRCRTFLADSDPQAPAALGLA is encoded by the coding sequence ATGAGCCTGAACGACAACCTGCTCGGCCCCGGCCCCACCCTGCTGCCCGACCGTCCTGAGCTCCAGGCCCAGCTGGAGGGCGGCGCCGACCCGGCGACCGTGGTCCGCGGCGCGCCCGACTTCAGCGAGGCGTGGGCGGCGCTGGCCGAGCGCGCCCTCGATCAGGGCGACGCCGTCGCGGCGTACGCCTACGCCCGTACGGGCTACCACCGTGGCCTCGACCAGCTGCGCCGCAACGGCTGGAAGGGCTTCGGCCCGGTGCCGTTCGCGCACCGCGGCAACCAGGGCTTCCTGCGCGCGCTCGCCGCGCTGGCCAAGGCGGCCGGTGAGATCGGCGAGACCGAGGAGTACGACCGCTGCCGCACCTTCCTGGCCGACAGCGACCCGCAGGCGCCCGCGGCCCTCGGCCTGGCCTGA